Proteins from a single region of Crassaminicella profunda:
- the smc gene encoding chromosome segregation protein SMC, with the protein MYLKKVDIHGFKSFADKIGIEFEKGVTGIVGPNGSGKSNISDAIRWVLGEQSAKTLRGSRMDDVIFAGTTERKPVGMAEVSLTLDNESNKLPVDYSEVTVTRRVYRSGESEYYLNKSLCRLKDIREIFMDTGVGVDGYSIIGQGRIDEILNNKSGNRRLLFEEAAGIVKYRSRKEESEKKLENTNQNLTRVDDIIRELKLRIEPLKAQSEKAKAFLEVQGELKDLEINLFIHELETLKYDIEALKEQQNIIRNQLNHYSEDKKEIEGEYEETKKNMEEIDASIQQLQNNIFETMHLMEKKEGELGLCNEKVLNITENTKRLNNEIKEIDENKNNLLIQLDEMKDHLKNESEFLEDTKNHLQNKLNDFNQVRNILEKKEEDMEKSKETVIEILNSAATIKSEMHSLITFQNNIIKRQRQIEEEKKNLETHTESLKKEEETVQEQLKKIKNEFENLNEERNFVDLEIEKSNKLMKENKVQEEQFRQRIQEKQTRKKLLEEMEKEYEGFHKSVKNTLIHAKKNPHLGKGIYGVVAELIDVPKGFEVAVEVALGSAMQNIVCERTDDANRVIHYLKKNKLGRVTFLPMDRFKKKILHRENIEQVKGFLGFAIDMIGFSDDYENVVNYLLGKVLFVDKIENGIVLSKRIGNKYKIVSLDGDIINPSGAITGGSYRSKTLNILSRKREIEELGSSIKDLTVEYEEKVKFTHESENKLVDLKQKLNEQDHLLKEKEIAFINTENKKNQLEKEIKNYQESICRIVSEIEQLDMDQLETDKDIKIKQVEIEKLESKEKEIQDKVLNSKSSYEEERTQKEKLSSEVTNVKIKIASLEQKKQHVDQDIKIATSKIKELDGLKNNKQTEINQLIKNKESLLEQLNGLKIEMKDADVLKKQCEFNLGQEKSKRKEVYKNFEEVEENLKKINEMVAELQDSFHKIEVKLTRLEMQQESYFNKLWETYEITYVEALTYKKENINLPESSKRIKVLKKKIRDLGSVNLNAIDEYEEVMERYEFLTVQKEDLTAAIDSLKKVIKEMENTMRTQFAESFEKIRENFDEVFKKLFGGGKAQLKLDDEGDILSSKIEIIAQPPGKKLQNLSLLSGGERALTAIALLFAILKVKPTPFCILDEIEAALDDANVYRYADFLKEFSKETQFIVVTHRKGTMESVDALYGVTMQEHGVSKLVSVKLTEKVS; encoded by the coding sequence TTGTACCTGAAAAAAGTTGATATACATGGATTTAAATCTTTTGCAGATAAGATTGGAATAGAGTTTGAAAAAGGGGTTACAGGAATTGTAGGTCCTAATGGAAGTGGCAAAAGTAATATTTCAGATGCAATAAGATGGGTTTTAGGAGAACAAAGTGCTAAAACTTTAAGAGGAAGCAGAATGGATGATGTCATATTTGCTGGAACTACAGAGAGGAAACCAGTTGGTATGGCAGAAGTATCATTGACCCTTGACAATGAATCCAATAAGTTACCTGTGGATTATTCAGAGGTTACCGTAACAAGAAGAGTTTATCGTTCAGGAGAAAGTGAATATTATCTTAACAAATCATTATGTAGATTAAAAGATATAAGAGAAATATTTATGGATACAGGTGTAGGGGTTGATGGATATTCTATTATTGGACAAGGCAGAATAGATGAGATTTTGAATAATAAGTCAGGAAATAGACGACTTTTATTTGAAGAAGCTGCTGGAATTGTTAAATATAGAAGTAGAAAAGAAGAGTCTGAAAAAAAGCTAGAAAATACAAATCAAAACTTAACAAGAGTAGATGATATTATCAGGGAACTTAAGTTAAGAATAGAGCCATTAAAGGCACAAAGTGAAAAAGCAAAAGCTTTTTTAGAAGTACAGGGAGAGTTGAAGGACTTAGAAATCAATCTTTTTATTCATGAGTTAGAAACCTTAAAGTATGATATAGAAGCATTGAAAGAACAACAAAATATTATACGAAATCAATTAAATCATTACTCTGAAGATAAAAAGGAAATTGAGGGAGAATATGAAGAAACAAAAAAAAATATGGAAGAAATAGATGCATCCATTCAGCAATTACAAAATAATATATTTGAAACCATGCATTTAATGGAGAAAAAAGAAGGAGAATTAGGACTTTGCAATGAGAAAGTATTAAATATTACAGAAAATACTAAAAGGTTGAACAATGAAATTAAAGAAATAGATGAAAATAAAAATAATCTCCTTATTCAATTAGATGAAATGAAAGATCATCTTAAAAATGAAAGTGAGTTTTTAGAGGATACAAAAAATCACTTACAAAATAAATTAAATGATTTCAATCAGGTAAGAAATATATTAGAAAAAAAAGAAGAAGATATGGAAAAGTCTAAAGAAACTGTGATTGAGATATTAAATTCAGCTGCTACAATAAAAAGTGAGATGCACAGTTTGATTACATTTCAAAATAATATTATAAAACGCCAAAGACAAATTGAAGAAGAGAAAAAAAATCTAGAAACCCATACAGAATCACTCAAAAAAGAAGAAGAGACTGTGCAGGAGCAATTGAAAAAAATTAAGAATGAATTTGAAAATCTTAATGAAGAAAGAAACTTCGTAGATCTAGAGATTGAAAAATCAAATAAGCTGATGAAAGAAAATAAAGTGCAAGAGGAACAATTCAGACAAAGAATTCAAGAAAAACAAACGAGAAAGAAATTACTAGAGGAAATGGAAAAGGAATATGAAGGGTTTCACAAGAGTGTGAAAAATACCCTTATTCATGCGAAAAAAAATCCTCATTTAGGTAAAGGCATCTATGGTGTAGTAGCAGAGCTTATTGACGTTCCAAAAGGCTTTGAGGTTGCTGTTGAAGTTGCATTAGGGAGTGCTATGCAAAATATTGTTTGTGAAAGGACGGACGATGCTAATAGGGTGATTCATTACTTAAAGAAAAACAAACTAGGAAGAGTAACTTTTCTACCGATGGATCGATTTAAGAAAAAGATTCTTCATAGAGAGAACATTGAACAGGTAAAAGGTTTTCTAGGATTTGCTATAGATATGATTGGCTTTTCTGATGATTATGAAAATGTAGTAAACTATTTATTAGGGAAAGTTCTATTTGTTGATAAGATAGAAAATGGAATTGTCCTTTCTAAAAGGATAGGAAATAAATATAAAATTGTATCGTTAGATGGCGATATAATAAACCCTAGTGGAGCTATAACTGGTGGAAGTTATCGTTCAAAAACATTAAATATTTTAAGTAGAAAAAGAGAAATAGAAGAATTAGGTAGTAGTATTAAAGATTTGACTGTAGAATATGAAGAAAAAGTAAAGTTTACTCATGAAAGTGAAAATAAATTAGTAGATCTTAAACAAAAGCTAAATGAACAAGATCATTTATTAAAAGAAAAAGAAATTGCTTTTATTAATACTGAAAATAAAAAAAATCAGTTAGAAAAGGAAATTAAAAATTATCAAGAAAGTATATGTCGCATTGTTTCAGAAATAGAACAATTAGATATGGATCAATTAGAGACAGATAAAGATATTAAAATAAAGCAAGTTGAAATTGAAAAGCTTGAAAGCAAAGAGAAAGAGATTCAAGATAAAGTATTAAATAGTAAAAGTTCTTATGAAGAGGAAAGAACACAAAAAGAAAAATTAAGTAGTGAAGTAACAAATGTAAAGATAAAAATTGCTTCTTTAGAACAAAAAAAGCAGCATGTTGATCAAGACATAAAAATAGCAACATCAAAAATAAAAGAATTAGATGGTTTGAAAAACAATAAACAAACAGAAATTAATCAACTTATAAAAAATAAGGAAAGCTTACTTGAACAATTAAATGGATTAAAAATTGAAATGAAAGATGCAGATGTCTTAAAAAAGCAGTGTGAATTTAATTTAGGGCAAGAAAAATCAAAAAGGAAAGAAGTTTATAAAAATTTTGAAGAAGTAGAAGAAAACTTAAAAAAAATTAATGAAATGGTAGCTGAATTACAAGATAGTTTCCATAAAATTGAAGTGAAACTTACAAGACTTGAAATGCAGCAAGAATCTTATTTTAATAAGTTATGGGAAACCTATGAAATTACGTATGTGGAAGCGTTGACTTATAAAAAGGAAAATATAAATTTACCTGAATCATCCAAACGCATTAAGGTTTTAAAAAAGAAAATAAGAGATTTAGGAAGTGTAAATTTAAACGCTATTGACGAGTATGAAGAAGTAATGGAAAGATATGAATTTTTAACTGTACAAAAGGAAGACTTGACAGCTGCTATTGATTCTCTTAAAAAAGTAATTAAAGAGATGGAAAATACAATGAGAACCCAATTTGCAGAAAGCTTTGAAAAGATTAGAGAAAACTTTGATGAAGTATTTAAAAAATTATTTGGTGGTGGAAAAGCACAACTGAAGTTGGATGATGAAGGCGATATACTTTCGTCTAAAATAGAAATTATTGCACAGCCTCCAGGGAAAAAATTACAGAACTTATCCTTACTTTCTGGAGGGGAAAGGGCATTAACAGCCATAGCACTCTTGTTTGCTATTTTAAAAGTAAAGCCTACACCATTTTGTATTTTAGATGAAATAGAGGCGGCTTTAGATGATGCCAATGTCTATAGATATGCAGATTTCTTGAAAGAATTTTCAAAAGAAACACAGTTTATCGTAGTAACCCATAGAAAGGGAACGATGGAATCTGTAGATGCTTTGTATGGTGTAACCATGCAAGAACACGGTGTTTCGAAATTAGTATCTGTAAAACTTACTGAAAAGGTTAGCTAA
- a CDS encoding elongator complex protein 3, with the protein MAKTHYIIPVFVPHKGCPFDCVFCNQKKITGLTKDITAQEVDLQIEEYLETIENIDEKHVEIAFFGGSFTGIEKEKQEELLKIAFKWKKAGMIQDIRLSTRPDYIDESIMKFLLGYGVSIIELGVQSMDDEVLEKSGRGHTSKDVVSAVKIIKQFPVKIGLQMMIGLPGDTMQKSNRTAEKIIDLLPNFVRIYPTLVVKDTYLEKMYLQGKYESLSVEEAIAISKNLLLKFLKAEILVIRVGLQPTENILLGREVIAGPFHPSFRQLVESEIFKEMLDYLFLKQDIENSLLIEIQVNDRYVSSLVGHKKENTNFIKNKYGIKKIKVIRNNDLNDTCIKIIKSCGKSFEFDMKKYANNAI; encoded by the coding sequence TTGGCAAAAACACATTATATTATTCCTGTTTTTGTTCCGCATAAAGGATGTCCTTTCGATTGCGTTTTTTGTAATCAGAAAAAAATTACGGGTCTTACAAAGGATATTACAGCTCAAGAGGTGGATCTTCAGATTGAAGAATATCTAGAAACCATAGAAAATATTGATGAAAAACATGTAGAAATTGCTTTTTTTGGGGGCAGTTTTACAGGAATTGAAAAAGAAAAACAAGAAGAACTTTTGAAAATTGCTTTTAAGTGGAAGAAAGCAGGAATGATTCAAGATATTCGATTATCTACAAGACCTGATTATATAGATGAATCTATTATGAAATTTTTATTAGGGTATGGTGTATCTATTATAGAACTAGGGGTTCAATCAATGGATGATGAAGTTCTTGAAAAAAGTGGAAGAGGGCATACGTCTAAAGATGTAGTAAGTGCAGTGAAAATAATAAAGCAGTTTCCTGTTAAGATTGGTCTTCAAATGATGATCGGTTTACCAGGGGATACAATGCAAAAATCAAATCGTACAGCTGAAAAAATTATTGATTTATTACCGAACTTTGTAAGAATTTATCCTACATTAGTAGTAAAAGATACATATTTAGAGAAAATGTACTTACAAGGGAAATACGAATCTTTATCCGTAGAAGAAGCCATCGCTATTTCTAAAAATTTACTATTAAAATTTTTAAAAGCAGAAATACTTGTAATAAGAGTAGGACTGCAGCCTACTGAAAATATTTTATTAGGAAGAGAAGTAATTGCAGGTCCATTTCATCCATCCTTTCGACAACTAGTTGAATCAGAAATATTTAAGGAAATGCTTGATTATTTATTTTTGAAACAAGATATAGAAAATAGTTTATTGATTGAAATACAAGTAAATGATCGATATGTTTCTAGTTTAGTTGGACACAAAAAGGAAAATACAAATTTTATTAAAAATAAATATGGAATCAAAAAAATAAAAGTTATTAGAAATAATGACTTAAATGATACTTGTATAAAGATTATTAAATCATGTGGAAAAAGTTTTGAGTTTGATATGAAAAAATATGCGAATAATGCAATTTAA
- the rnc gene encoding ribonuclease III, producing MLSKNMDRKKVLKELTEKLGYTFKNVDLLNEALTHSSYANENKKRNIKYNERLEFLGDSVLSIVISDYLYNHLETLQEGELTKIRASIVCEGSLANCSSIMNTGKYLLLGKGEEVTGGRERVSILADTFEAIIGAIYLDGGLSKVKIFILNSLKETIEDAIEGKIFKDYKTYLQEIVQSVNSDKINYEVVNETGPDHNKVFYVHVKIGDKVVGEGSGKSKKEAEQNAAKEALKRVN from the coding sequence ATGCTTAGCAAAAATATGGACAGGAAAAAAGTATTAAAAGAACTTACAGAAAAATTAGGCTATACCTTTAAAAATGTTGATTTATTAAATGAAGCATTAACACACAGTTCCTATGCAAATGAGAATAAAAAGAGGAATATAAAGTATAATGAGCGATTAGAATTTTTGGGAGACTCAGTACTTAGTATTGTCATCAGTGATTATTTGTATAATCATCTAGAAACCTTACAGGAGGGAGAACTTACAAAGATAAGAGCAAGTATTGTTTGTGAAGGTTCTCTTGCAAATTGTTCTAGCATTATGAATACAGGTAAATACCTTCTTTTGGGAAAAGGAGAAGAAGTAACGGGAGGAAGAGAGAGAGTATCCATATTAGCAGATACCTTTGAAGCAATTATTGGTGCAATTTACCTAGATGGAGGACTTTCTAAAGTAAAAATATTTATATTAAATAGCTTAAAAGAAACCATTGAAGATGCTATAGAAGGTAAAATTTTTAAAGATTATAAAACTTATTTACAAGAAATTGTTCAAAGTGTGAATTCTGATAAAATTAATTATGAAGTAGTAAATGAAACTGGACCTGATCATAACAAAGTTTTTTATGTTCATGTAAAAATAGGTGATAAAGTTGTAGGAGAAGGATCAGGAAAAAGCAAAAAAGAAGCAGAGCAAAATGCAGCAAAAGAAGCATTAAAGAGGGTGAATTAA
- the fabF gene encoding beta-ketoacyl-ACP synthase II, with protein MKRRVVVTGIGAVTPIGIGKENFLNALRTGKCGIDKITKFDTTDFTAQIAGEVKDFEPTNYIDKKEAKRMDPYTQFAVAASKMAVEDSKLDLENINQNRFGVVLGSGIGGIQTLEEQYKKLLDKGPRRVSPFFIPMMITNIAAGQISIRFGAKGPNTTTVTACASSTNAIGDAFKIIQRNDADIMITGGTEASITPLAVAGFCTMKALSTRNDDPKTASRPFDKDRDGFVMGEGSGMIILEELEHALARGAHIYGEMVGYGMSADAYHITAPAPEGEGGARAMQNAIDDAGIQSEDIDYINAHGTSTPLNDKNETMAIKTVFGEHAYKLSVSSTKSMTGHLLGGAGGVEAIACLLALTEDFIPPTINYTTPDPECDLDYTPNEGRKREVRYALSNSLGFGGHNATIILKKYE; from the coding sequence TTGAAAAGAAGAGTTGTTGTTACAGGAATAGGAGCGGTTACTCCCATAGGAATTGGAAAAGAAAATTTCTTGAATGCATTAAGAACAGGAAAATGCGGAATTGATAAAATTACTAAATTTGATACAACAGATTTTACTGCTCAGATAGCTGGGGAAGTAAAAGATTTTGAACCAACAAACTATATAGATAAAAAAGAAGCGAAAAGAATGGATCCATATACACAGTTTGCTGTTGCTGCTTCTAAAATGGCAGTAGAAGATTCTAAATTAGATCTAGAAAACATCAATCAAAATAGATTTGGTGTTGTACTTGGATCAGGAATTGGTGGAATTCAGACTTTAGAAGAACAATATAAAAAGCTTTTAGATAAAGGACCTAGAAGAGTTAGTCCATTCTTTATTCCTATGATGATCACGAATATTGCTGCAGGTCAAATATCAATAAGATTTGGTGCAAAAGGACCAAATACAACTACTGTAACTGCTTGTGCATCTTCAACAAATGCTATTGGTGATGCTTTTAAAATCATCCAAAGAAATGATGCTGATATTATGATCACAGGTGGAACAGAAGCGTCCATTACTCCTTTAGCAGTAGCAGGATTTTGTACAATGAAGGCATTATCTACAAGAAATGATGATCCTAAAACAGCTAGTAGACCTTTTGATAAAGATAGAGATGGATTTGTTATGGGTGAAGGATCTGGTATGATTATTTTAGAAGAATTAGAACATGCATTAGCTCGTGGTGCACATATCTACGGAGAAATGGTAGGCTATGGAATGAGTGCAGATGCATATCATATTACAGCTCCTGCTCCAGAAGGTGAAGGTGGAGCTCGCGCTATGCAAAATGCTATTGATGATGCGGGGATTCAATCTGAAGATATTGATTATATTAATGCTCATGGTACATCAACACCATTAAATGATAAAAACGAAACTATGGCAATTAAAACAGTATTTGGTGAACATGCATATAAATTATCAGTAAGTTCAACAAAATCAATGACAGGACACCTTCTTGGAGGTGCAGGCGGTGTAGAAGCTATAGCTTGTCTGTTAGCTTTAACAGAGGATTTTATCCCCCCAACCATTAATTACACTACACCTGATCCAGAATGTGACTTAGATTATACGCCAAATGAGGGAAGAAAAAGAGAAGTAAGATATGCTTTATCTAACTCATTAGGTTTTGGTGGACATAATGCAACAATCATATTGAAAAAATATGAATAA
- the acpP gene encoding acyl carrier protein has translation MFEKIVEIIADQLGLDDTDHIKAETSLMGDLEADSLDAVEIMMALEDEFDIEIPDEDAEKFKNIGDIVKYIEENK, from the coding sequence ATGTTTGAAAAAATTGTTGAGATTATCGCGGATCAATTAGGCTTGGATGATACTGATCATATTAAGGCAGAAACTTCTTTGATGGGTGATTTAGAGGCAGATTCTTTAGATGCAGTTGAAATTATGATGGCTCTAGAGGATGAGTTTGATATAGAAATTCCTGATGAGGATGCTGAAAAATTTAAAAATATAGGCGATATTGTAAAATATATTGAAGAGAATAAGTAA
- the fabG gene encoding 3-oxoacyl-[acyl-carrier-protein] reductase yields MNLTGKTAIVTGGSRGIGKAIALKLANLGANIVVNYTSNVAKAEEVVKQIKEMGKDAIALKADVSNSEEVQNFIKQVEEKFETIDILINNAGITRDTLLMKMKEEDWDQVIAINLKGTYNCTKAVTRKMMKQRSGKIVNLASVVGVTGNAGQANYAASKAGVIGFTKSIAKELGARGINVNAVAPGFIETDMTDVLSDKVKEEIMKQIPMKKLGKAEDVANVVAFLCSNEASYVTGQVMNIDGGMAM; encoded by the coding sequence ATGAATTTAACAGGAAAAACGGCTATTGTAACAGGTGGGTCAAGAGGAATTGGTAAAGCCATTGCTTTAAAATTAGCAAATTTAGGAGCAAATATTGTTGTAAATTACACAAGCAATGTAGCAAAAGCTGAAGAAGTTGTAAAACAAATTAAAGAGATGGGAAAAGATGCTATTGCTTTAAAAGCAGATGTCTCTAATAGTGAAGAAGTTCAAAATTTTATAAAACAAGTTGAGGAAAAATTTGAAACTATTGATATATTAATAAACAATGCTGGTATTACAAGAGATACATTACTTATGAAAATGAAAGAAGAAGATTGGGATCAGGTAATTGCTATTAATCTTAAAGGTACATATAATTGCACAAAGGCAGTTACAAGAAAAATGATGAAACAAAGAAGTGGAAAAATCGTAAATTTAGCATCTGTTGTAGGGGTAACGGGTAATGCAGGTCAAGCTAATTATGCAGCATCAAAAGCAGGTGTTATTGGTTTTACAAAGTCTATTGCAAAAGAATTAGGCGCAAGAGGAATTAATGTAAATGCTGTGGCGCCAGGATTTATTGAAACAGATATGACAGATGTTTTATCTGATAAAGTAAAAGAAGAGATTATGAAGCAAATTCCAATGAAAAAATTAGGAAAAGCTGAAGATGTTGCAAATGTTGTAGCATTCTTATGTTCAAATGAAGCAAGTTATGTTACAGGACAGGTAATGAATATTGATGGCGGAATGGCTATGTAA
- the fabD gene encoding ACP S-malonyltransferase — MSKIAFVFPGQGAQYVGMGKEFVENFQIANEIFEQASEALGYDMKKMCFEGPEEDLKKTENTQPAILTTCIAIAKVLEEKGINPYMSAGLSLGEYASLVMADVMDFKDAVLLVKKRGKYMQEAVPLGVGTMAAILGMERETLEKALEKAKEFGIVEAANFNSPGQIVISGEVKAIEKACEFAKEMGAKKAVVLPVSAPFHCSMLVPAGEKLLLELENVKINDLTMPVLANVNADYYKEKSDVKDLLVKQVSNSVLWEDSVVKMLDDGVDTFIEIGPGKSLSSFIKKINRKLKKEISIYNVENMDTLEKLLSNF, encoded by the coding sequence ATGTCAAAGATAGCTTTTGTTTTTCCAGGTCAGGGAGCTCAATATGTAGGTATGGGAAAAGAGTTTGTAGAAAATTTTCAAATAGCCAATGAAATCTTTGAACAAGCCAGTGAAGCCCTAGGCTATGATATGAAGAAAATGTGCTTTGAAGGACCAGAGGAAGACCTAAAGAAAACAGAAAATACACAGCCTGCCATCCTTACAACATGTATAGCCATAGCAAAAGTTCTTGAAGAAAAGGGGATAAACCCTTATATGAGTGCAGGACTTAGTTTAGGAGAATATGCATCTCTTGTAATGGCTGATGTAATGGATTTTAAAGATGCTGTTTTATTAGTAAAAAAGAGAGGGAAATATATGCAAGAAGCTGTTCCACTAGGTGTTGGAACAATGGCAGCTATTTTAGGAATGGAAAGAGAAACATTAGAAAAAGCATTAGAAAAAGCAAAAGAATTTGGAATCGTAGAGGCAGCTAATTTTAATAGTCCAGGACAAATTGTTATATCAGGAGAAGTAAAAGCTATTGAAAAGGCATGTGAATTTGCAAAAGAGATGGGAGCGAAAAAGGCTGTAGTGCTTCCGGTAAGTGCACCTTTCCATTGTTCTATGTTAGTACCTGCAGGTGAAAAACTTTTACTTGAACTTGAAAATGTTAAAATAAATGATTTAACAATGCCAGTTTTAGCAAATGTGAATGCTGATTATTATAAGGAAAAATCAGATGTGAAAGATTTACTTGTAAAACAAGTGAGTAATTCTGTTTTATGGGAAGATAGTGTTGTAAAAATGCTAGATGATGGTGTAGATACGTTTATAGAAATTGGACCTGGAAAATCTTTAAGTAGTTTTATTAAAAAGATTAATAGAAAATTAAAAAAAGAAATTTCTATATATAATGTAGAGAATATGGATACATTAGAAAAACTATTATCTAATTTTTAA